One part of the Thermococcus sp. genome encodes these proteins:
- a CDS encoding P-loop NTPase: protein MKVLVSGKGGCGKSTISAMLGKYLARKGYRVLIIDADESNPGLYRMLGLPRVRTLAEHLGGKKRAKILMAAEGQGELDEELFDWTLNDIPEEILAKKGNLAVLTIGKIEEAEEGCACPYGFLARKLLEGIKLGENEVIIVDTEAGIEHFGRGVDKYVDVVIDVAEPSAESIELSRKIASLSESLGLKHVLVLNKALPGVEDKLPVKPDVVIPFYQNFILDSLDGREVEPIEQIEELWKIING, encoded by the coding sequence ATGAAGGTCCTCGTGAGCGGTAAGGGCGGATGTGGAAAGAGCACAATAAGTGCGATGCTTGGAAAGTATCTAGCAAGAAAGGGCTACCGTGTTTTGATAATCGATGCAGACGAGTCAAACCCTGGTCTTTACAGGATGCTTGGCCTGCCAAGGGTTAGGACGCTAGCGGAGCACTTGGGAGGAAAGAAGAGAGCAAAGATACTCATGGCGGCAGAAGGTCAGGGTGAGCTCGATGAGGAGCTCTTTGACTGGACACTCAACGATATTCCTGAGGAGATTCTCGCGAAGAAAGGTAATCTTGCAGTTCTCACAATCGGAAAGATTGAAGAGGCCGAGGAAGGTTGTGCCTGCCCCTACGGCTTTCTTGCCAGAAAGCTCCTTGAGGGGATTAAGCTTGGGGAAAACGAAGTCATCATAGTTGATACCGAGGCTGGAATAGAGCACTTCGGCAGGGGTGTTGACAAGTACGTTGATGTTGTAATTGACGTTGCCGAGCCTTCGGCTGAGTCAATCGAGCTGTCAAGGAAGATAGCCTCGCTGAGCGAGAGCCTTGGCCTGAAGCACGTCCTCGTTCTCAACAAGGCCCTGCCCGGTGTCGAGGACAAGCTCCCGGTGAAGCCCGACGTTGTGATTCCGTTCTACCAGAACTTTATCCTGGACAGTTTGGATGGAAGGGAAGTTGAGCCGATAGAACAGATTGAGGAGCTGTGGAAGATAATCAACGGATGA
- the hypE gene encoding hydrogenase expression/formation protein HypE, whose amino-acid sequence MGEKIKLEHGAGGEIMEELLRDMILKTLTLKSAGGIGLDALDDGATIPFGDKHIVLTIDGHTVKPLFFPGGDIGRLAVSGTVNDLAVMGAQPVALANSMIIGEGLDMEVLEKVLRSMDETAREVPVPIVTGDTKVVEDPIEMFVITAGIGIAERPISDAGAKVGDVVLVSGTIGDHGIALMSHREGIAFETELKSDVAPIWEVVKAVADEIGWENIHAMKDPTRAGLSNALNEIARKSNVGILVREKDIPVKPEVRAASEMLGISPYDVANEGKVVMVVARDYAEDALKAMRKTKRGKDAAIIGEVIEEYKGKVLLETGIGGKRFMEPPAGDPVPRIC is encoded by the coding sequence ATGGGAGAAAAGATAAAGCTCGAGCACGGAGCCGGTGGAGAAATAATGGAGGAGCTCTTGAGGGACATGATACTTAAAACCCTAACCCTCAAGAGCGCCGGTGGGATTGGACTTGATGCTTTGGACGATGGTGCGACGATACCATTTGGAGACAAACACATAGTCCTCACTATAGACGGCCACACCGTTAAACCGCTCTTCTTCCCGGGCGGTGACATCGGCCGCTTGGCTGTCAGCGGAACGGTAAACGACTTGGCCGTCATGGGTGCCCAGCCAGTGGCTTTGGCGAACTCGATGATAATCGGCGAGGGCCTCGATATGGAGGTCCTTGAGAAAGTTCTCCGCTCGATGGACGAAACTGCTAGAGAAGTCCCCGTCCCGATAGTGACGGGAGACACAAAGGTCGTTGAAGACCCGATAGAGATGTTTGTAATTACAGCGGGAATAGGCATAGCCGAGAGGCCGATAAGCGATGCCGGAGCTAAGGTTGGCGACGTGGTTCTGGTCAGCGGAACCATAGGGGACCACGGGATAGCACTGATGAGCCACCGCGAAGGTATAGCCTTTGAGACTGAGCTGAAGAGCGATGTCGCGCCTATATGGGAGGTCGTTAAAGCAGTTGCCGATGAGATAGGCTGGGAGAACATCCATGCCATGAAGGACCCGACGAGGGCGGGTCTAAGCAATGCCCTCAACGAGATTGCCCGTAAAAGCAACGTTGGAATCCTCGTGAGGGAGAAGGACATACCCGTAAAGCCCGAGGTAAGGGCCGCCAGTGAGATGCTCGGCATAAGCCCCTACGACGTGGCCAATGAGGGGAAAGTCGTTATGGTGGTAGCGAGGGACTACGCAGAAGACGCTCTGAAGGCCATGAGGAAAACAAAGAGGGGCAAGGATGCCGCAATAATAGGCGAGGTAATAGAAGAATACAAAGGAAAAGTTCTTCTCGAGACCGGAATCGGCGGAAAGCGTTTCATGGAGCCTCCCGCCGGTGACCCAGTTCCAAGGATATGCTAA
- the hypF gene encoding carbamoyltransferase HypF, with the protein MKAYRIHVQGIVQAVGFRPFIYRIAHEHNLRGYVKNLGDAGVEIVVEGQEEDIEAFIQDIYRKKPPLARVDRLEKKEIPPQGFPEFYIEKSSKGESGGDSIIPPDIAICEDCLRELFDPTNKRYMYPFIVCTNCGPRFTIIEDLPYDRENTTMREFPMCDFCESEYKDPLNRRYHAEPVCCPVCGPSYRLYTSDGKEITGDPLRKAAELIDKGYIVAIKGIGGIHLACDATNEEVVAELRKRTFRPQKPFAIMADSLETVKSFAYVSKEEEEELTSYRRPIITLRKKEPFPLPENLAPRLHTIGVMLPYAGTHYILFHWSKSKVYVMTSANYPGMPMVKNNEKAFEELKDIADYLLLHNRKILNRADDSVIRFVDGKRAVIRRSRGFVPLPIEIPFEYRGLAVGAELMNAFGIAKNGKVYPSQYIGNTGKVEVLEFMRRAIEHFKRILRVKELDLIIADLHPAYNTTKLAMELANEMDVELLQVQHHYAHIASVLAERKIESAVGIALDGVGYGTDGNVWGGEVLYLSYEDVERLTHIDYYPLPGGDLASYYPLRALMGILSKVYSIEELEGVIRKCCPKAVESLKYGEVEFSVILNQLAKGINLSHASSTGRVLDSLAVLLNIAYRRHYEGEPAMKLESFAMKGKNDLKFEIPVEDGLIMAEELFVQVLEVLDRASPADIAYSAHLALARAFADTAIEKAREFGVKDVAISGGVSYNELIVKTIRKAVEGSGLRFHATTEVPRGDNGINVGQAFLGGLYLEGYLSREDLML; encoded by the coding sequence ATGAAAGCATACAGGATTCACGTTCAGGGTATCGTTCAGGCGGTCGGTTTCAGACCCTTTATATACAGGATAGCCCACGAGCACAACCTCCGCGGTTACGTCAAGAACCTTGGAGACGCTGGAGTTGAGATAGTCGTTGAAGGCCAGGAAGAGGACATCGAGGCGTTTATACAGGACATCTACCGCAAGAAGCCCCCGCTTGCGAGGGTCGACAGGCTGGAGAAGAAGGAAATCCCCCCACAGGGCTTTCCGGAATTCTACATTGAGAAGAGTTCAAAGGGCGAAAGCGGTGGCGACTCAATAATCCCGCCGGACATAGCTATCTGTGAAGATTGTCTGAGAGAGCTCTTTGACCCGACCAACAAGCGTTACATGTATCCCTTCATCGTCTGCACGAACTGTGGGCCGAGATTTACCATCATCGAGGACTTGCCCTACGACAGAGAGAACACCACGATGCGTGAATTTCCCATGTGCGACTTCTGCGAGAGCGAGTACAAAGACCCCCTTAACAGACGTTACCATGCTGAACCCGTTTGCTGTCCCGTCTGCGGGCCGAGTTACCGGTTATATACCAGCGATGGGAAGGAGATAACCGGGGACCCCCTCAGAAAGGCTGCGGAGCTGATAGACAAGGGTTACATAGTGGCCATCAAGGGCATCGGCGGAATTCACCTAGCCTGCGACGCGACCAACGAGGAAGTCGTTGCGGAACTCAGAAAGAGAACATTTAGGCCACAGAAGCCATTCGCCATAATGGCTGACTCCCTTGAGACTGTTAAAAGCTTCGCCTACGTGAGTAAAGAGGAGGAAGAGGAACTAACCAGCTACAGGAGGCCCATAATAACGCTTCGCAAAAAGGAACCGTTTCCTCTGCCGGAAAACCTCGCACCAAGGCTTCACACGATTGGCGTCATGCTCCCCTACGCTGGGACTCACTACATCCTCTTCCACTGGAGCAAGAGCAAGGTCTACGTGATGACCTCGGCCAATTATCCAGGAATGCCGATGGTCAAGAACAACGAGAAAGCGTTTGAGGAGCTGAAGGACATAGCAGATTACCTCCTCCTGCACAACAGGAAGATACTCAACAGAGCAGACGACAGTGTAATTCGCTTTGTGGATGGGAAGAGGGCAGTGATAAGGAGAAGCAGGGGCTTCGTGCCCCTACCCATAGAAATTCCCTTCGAGTACCGCGGTTTGGCAGTTGGGGCCGAGCTGATGAACGCCTTCGGCATTGCAAAGAACGGCAAGGTTTATCCTAGCCAGTATATCGGTAACACCGGAAAGGTCGAGGTTCTGGAGTTCATGAGGAGAGCCATAGAGCACTTTAAGAGGATTCTCCGCGTTAAGGAGCTTGATTTAATCATAGCCGACCTCCATCCAGCGTATAACACGACGAAATTAGCGATGGAGCTTGCCAACGAGATGGACGTTGAGCTTTTACAGGTTCAGCACCACTACGCCCACATAGCAAGCGTTTTGGCTGAGAGAAAAATCGAATCCGCAGTTGGAATAGCCCTCGATGGTGTCGGCTATGGAACCGATGGGAACGTGTGGGGCGGTGAGGTTCTCTACCTGAGCTACGAGGACGTTGAGAGACTGACCCATATAGACTATTATCCGCTCCCGGGGGGTGATTTGGCAAGCTATTACCCGCTGAGGGCACTTATGGGGATTCTCAGCAAGGTTTACTCCATCGAGGAACTCGAGGGGGTCATAAGGAAGTGCTGTCCAAAGGCCGTTGAGAGCCTCAAGTACGGGGAAGTTGAGTTTAGTGTTATCCTCAACCAGCTCGCCAAGGGGATAAACCTCTCCCATGCTTCTTCAACCGGAAGGGTCCTCGACTCGCTGGCCGTCCTTTTGAACATAGCATACAGGAGGCACTACGAGGGCGAGCCTGCTATGAAGCTAGAGAGCTTTGCCATGAAGGGCAAGAACGACCTCAAGTTTGAAATCCCCGTCGAGGATGGGCTTATAATGGCGGAAGAGCTCTTCGTTCAGGTTCTCGAGGTTCTGGATAGAGCATCACCTGCTGACATAGCGTATTCGGCCCACCTAGCACTGGCGAGGGCCTTTGCTGACACTGCCATAGAGAAAGCAAGGGAGTTCGGTGTTAAAGACGTTGCCATAAGCGGTGGGGTGTCCTACAACGAGCTCATCGTGAAGACGATTAGAAAGGCCGTGGAAGGTTCAGGGCTCAGGTTCCACGCGACGACTGAAGTCCCGAGGGGGGATAACGGAATAAACGTCGGCCAGGCCTTCCTTGGGGGGCTTTACCTTGAGGGTTATCTCAGTAGGGAGGATTTGATGCTGTAA
- the hypD gene encoding hydrogenase formation protein HypD yields the protein MAIEEVVQPYRDRGIAQKLVEKIREEAKTLDDEIRIMHVCGTHEDTITRSGIRSLLPENVKVVSGPGCPVCITPVEDIVAMQLIMKKAREEGEEIILTTFGDMYKIPTPMGSFADLKSEGFDVRVVYSIFDTYRMAKENPDKTVVHFSPGFETTTAPTAGMINAVINEGLENFKIYSVHRLTPQGIEVLIKQKSRIDALIDAGHVSTIIGVKGWEFLSEKYGIPQVVAGFEPNDVLMAILLLIRMYKEGDARVVNEYKRAVKYEGNVTAQRLINKYFKVVDAKWRALGVFPRTGLELRDEWKELDIKNLYNVEVPKNLPDLEKGCLCGAVLRGLAMPTDCPHFGKTCTPRHPIGPCMVSYEGTCQIFYKYGALF from the coding sequence ATGGCCATCGAGGAAGTCGTTCAGCCCTACAGGGACAGGGGAATAGCTCAAAAGCTCGTGGAGAAAATCAGAGAGGAGGCCAAAACGCTGGATGACGAAATCAGGATAATGCACGTCTGCGGAACTCACGAAGATACTATAACCCGCTCCGGAATACGTTCCCTCCTCCCCGAGAACGTTAAGGTCGTGAGCGGACCGGGCTGTCCTGTCTGCATTACTCCCGTTGAGGACATCGTGGCAATGCAGCTCATCATGAAGAAAGCGAGGGAAGAAGGCGAGGAGATAATCCTGACCACCTTTGGAGACATGTACAAGATTCCGACACCGATGGGGAGCTTCGCCGACTTAAAGAGTGAAGGCTTCGACGTCCGCGTTGTCTACTCAATCTTCGACACCTACAGGATGGCGAAGGAGAACCCTGACAAAACCGTCGTTCACTTCAGTCCCGGCTTCGAGACCACAACCGCACCAACTGCGGGAATGATAAACGCCGTCATCAATGAGGGTCTTGAGAACTTCAAGATATACTCAGTTCACCGACTAACGCCCCAGGGAATAGAGGTTCTCATAAAGCAAAAGAGCAGGATAGATGCGCTCATAGATGCCGGCCACGTCTCAACGATAATCGGTGTGAAAGGCTGGGAGTTCCTGAGTGAGAAGTATGGAATCCCACAGGTCGTTGCCGGCTTCGAGCCGAACGATGTCCTAATGGCAATCCTACTCCTCATAAGAATGTACAAGGAAGGAGACGCGCGAGTTGTCAACGAGTACAAGAGGGCCGTTAAATACGAGGGGAACGTTACAGCACAGAGGCTTATAAACAAGTACTTCAAGGTTGTGGATGCCAAGTGGCGCGCCTTAGGTGTCTTCCCAAGAACTGGGCTTGAGCTGAGGGACGAGTGGAAGGAACTCGACATAAAGAACCTCTACAATGTTGAGGTACCAAAGAACCTGCCAGACCTTGAGAAGGGTTGTCTCTGTGGTGCTGTACTGAGGGGACTGGCGATGCCAACCGATTGTCCTCATTTCGGCAAGACCTGCACGCCGAGACACCCAATCGGGCCGTGCATGGTGTCCTACGAGGGAACCTGCCAGATATTCTACAAGTACGGAGCGTTGTTCTAA
- a CDS encoding cysteine desulfurase, with protein MKVPDDIRKDIPLTNEVIYFDNTATSLTPKPVIDAMDEYYLRYRANVHRGVHRLSQMATHKYEESRKVVADFINAKFEEIVFTKNTSESLNLVALGLEHLFKPGDKIVTTPYEHHSDLLPWQRLAQKKGLRLEFIEGDNEGNLDLSDAEKKIRGAKLVAVQHVSNALGVIHEVEELGKLAKEERAIFVVDAAQSAGHMEVDVKKLHADFLAFSGHKGPMGPTGIGVLYINEEFFDVFEPPLIGGGTIEDVDLDGYKLTEPPERFEAGTPNIGGAIGLAAGIKYIERVGIEKIERQERKLVKRTVEGLDELEIQWYGPRNLKKHAGVVSFNVPPLHPHDVAAILDENNIMVRSGHHCALPVMKKLGINGTVRASFHVYNSVEEVETFLGVLEDLTGGLKG; from the coding sequence ATGAAAGTTCCCGATGATATAAGGAAGGACATACCCCTGACGAATGAGGTCATCTACTTTGACAACACCGCGACTTCTCTAACGCCGAAGCCTGTTATCGATGCCATGGACGAGTATTACCTCAGATACCGCGCCAACGTCCACCGCGGGGTTCACCGGCTCTCCCAGATGGCGACGCACAAGTATGAGGAGAGCAGGAAGGTCGTTGCTGACTTCATCAACGCAAAGTTTGAGGAGATAGTCTTTACCAAGAATACCAGTGAAAGCCTCAATCTGGTGGCCCTCGGACTGGAGCACCTGTTCAAGCCTGGAGACAAGATTGTCACCACCCCCTACGAGCACCACTCAGATTTGCTCCCCTGGCAGAGGCTGGCTCAGAAGAAGGGCCTTAGGCTGGAGTTTATTGAAGGGGACAACGAAGGCAACCTCGATTTAAGCGACGCAGAAAAGAAGATAAGGGGAGCAAAGCTCGTAGCGGTTCAACACGTTTCTAACGCCCTAGGTGTCATCCACGAGGTCGAAGAGCTCGGAAAACTCGCAAAGGAAGAGAGGGCAATTTTCGTCGTTGACGCGGCTCAAAGCGCCGGCCACATGGAGGTCGACGTTAAGAAGCTTCACGCCGACTTCCTAGCGTTCTCTGGACACAAGGGGCCCATGGGGCCGACGGGAATAGGAGTCCTCTACATAAATGAGGAATTCTTTGATGTCTTTGAACCACCACTCATTGGGGGTGGGACAATAGAAGACGTTGACCTCGACGGTTACAAGCTTACCGAGCCTCCCGAGCGCTTCGAGGCGGGAACGCCGAATATAGGTGGGGCGATAGGCCTTGCCGCAGGTATAAAATACATCGAAAGGGTAGGCATCGAGAAAATTGAGAGGCAGGAGCGGAAGCTTGTGAAAAGAACCGTTGAGGGTCTCGATGAACTTGAAATCCAGTGGTACGGACCTAGAAACCTGAAGAAGCACGCAGGAGTTGTGAGCTTTAACGTTCCACCCCTTCACCCCCACGACGTCGCGGCTATACTCGACGAGAATAACATAATGGTTCGCTCCGGTCACCACTGTGCTCTGCCAGTGATGAAGAAGCTCGGGATAAACGGCACGGTCAGGGCTTCCTTCCACGTCTACAACAGCGTTGAGGAGGTCGAGACTTTCCTCGGGGTTCTTGAGGATTTGACAGGGGGACTTAAGGGCTAA
- the acs gene encoding acetate--CoA ligase — protein sequence MQIGEGFLKERYVPMQAFREEHKKSIENIEEFWAEQAKVLDWFKTWDKVLDDSNAPFFRWFVGGELNASYNALDRHIKEGKRNRAAIIWESERGETRTLTYYELYREVNRFASALKNLGVEKGDRAVIYMPLVPEVVIAMLASARIGAIHSVVFSGFSAEALATRINDAKAKVVITADYLYRRGKKLNLKEIVDKALLETPSVESVVVLRREDNGVNMVEGRDYDWGELLEGAEKYVEPVPVESNHPLFILYTSGTTGKPKGIIHSTGGYLVYVAKTMEWAWGITESDLFWNTADVGWITGHSYLVYGPLTLGLTVMMYEGALNYPKPDRPWELIEKHGVTIFYTAPTAIRMLMRYGDEWVKKHDLSSLRLLGSVGEPINPRAWKWYYEVVGGGRCPIIDTWWQTETGGYMIYPSAGIQLPPLKPGSATFPGLGVDADVFKADGTSAKPNERGYLVIKKPWPGMLLGIWGDDERYIRTYWQRFSKPDEGVWIYYPADYSMKDDEGYFWIFGRADEVLNVSGHRIGTAEIEHALVLHPAVAEAAVIGRPDEIKGEVPVAFVILKENCVPREGLKKELIDYVRETLGPIAAPAEVFFVNKLPKTRSGKIMRRVLKALASGKGLGDLSTLEDEASVEEVKKALEGFEMR from the coding sequence ATGCAGATTGGCGAAGGATTTCTAAAAGAAAGATACGTCCCCATGCAGGCCTTTCGGGAGGAACACAAGAAGTCCATTGAGAACATTGAGGAGTTCTGGGCCGAGCAGGCCAAGGTTCTCGACTGGTTCAAGACCTGGGACAAAGTTCTCGACGATTCAAATGCCCCCTTCTTCCGCTGGTTCGTTGGAGGTGAGCTGAACGCCAGCTACAACGCACTGGACAGGCACATAAAAGAGGGAAAGAGGAACAGGGCCGCGATAATATGGGAGAGCGAAAGGGGTGAAACGAGAACTCTAACGTATTACGAGCTTTACCGCGAAGTGAACCGCTTTGCCTCCGCGCTAAAGAACTTGGGCGTTGAGAAGGGCGACAGGGCTGTAATCTATATGCCCCTCGTCCCGGAGGTTGTTATAGCGATGTTGGCCAGTGCAAGAATCGGTGCAATCCACAGCGTCGTCTTCTCTGGCTTCTCCGCTGAGGCTTTGGCAACGAGGATAAACGACGCGAAGGCAAAGGTAGTCATTACGGCGGACTACCTCTACAGGCGCGGAAAGAAGCTGAACCTCAAGGAGATAGTTGACAAGGCCTTGCTTGAGACACCCAGCGTCGAGAGCGTTGTTGTTCTAAGGAGGGAGGATAACGGCGTCAACATGGTTGAAGGCAGGGACTACGACTGGGGCGAGCTTCTCGAAGGAGCTGAAAAGTACGTCGAGCCTGTTCCGGTGGAGAGCAACCACCCGCTGTTCATACTCTACACGAGCGGAACCACCGGGAAGCCCAAGGGTATAATTCACTCCACCGGTGGTTACCTCGTCTACGTTGCCAAAACTATGGAATGGGCCTGGGGGATAACCGAGAGCGACCTCTTCTGGAACACCGCTGACGTCGGCTGGATTACGGGACACAGCTATCTCGTCTATGGTCCACTGACCCTCGGCTTAACGGTAATGATGTATGAAGGAGCGCTCAACTATCCAAAACCGGACAGGCCCTGGGAGTTAATCGAGAAGCACGGCGTTACGATATTCTACACGGCCCCCACAGCGATAAGGATGCTCATGCGCTATGGGGATGAGTGGGTGAAGAAGCACGACCTCTCGAGTCTGAGGCTCCTCGGTTCGGTTGGGGAGCCCATTAACCCGAGGGCATGGAAGTGGTATTACGAGGTTGTTGGCGGTGGAAGGTGCCCAATAATAGACACCTGGTGGCAGACAGAGACAGGTGGCTACATGATTTATCCATCCGCCGGAATACAGTTGCCCCCTCTTAAGCCCGGCTCGGCGACCTTCCCGGGTCTCGGTGTTGACGCCGACGTTTTCAAAGCCGATGGAACATCGGCGAAGCCTAATGAGCGCGGTTATCTCGTGATAAAGAAACCCTGGCCAGGAATGCTCCTTGGAATCTGGGGCGACGACGAGCGCTACATCAGAACCTACTGGCAAAGGTTCAGCAAACCTGATGAAGGAGTCTGGATTTACTATCCTGCTGACTACTCTATGAAGGACGACGAAGGTTACTTCTGGATATTCGGTAGGGCAGATGAGGTTCTAAACGTTTCCGGCCACAGGATTGGAACGGCTGAGATTGAACATGCCCTAGTTCTCCACCCGGCCGTAGCAGAGGCGGCAGTGATAGGCAGGCCCGACGAGATAAAAGGCGAGGTCCCTGTGGCGTTCGTAATCCTAAAGGAGAACTGCGTCCCAAGGGAAGGCCTGAAAAAGGAGCTCATAGACTACGTGAGGGAAACCCTTGGGCCAATAGCCGCCCCTGCTGAGGTGTTCTTCGTCAACAAGCTCCCAAAGACGAGGAGCGGAAAGATAATGCGCAGGGTTCTCAAGGCCCTTGCGAGCGGGAAGGGCCTCGGCGACCTCTCAACGCTGGAAGACGAGGCGAGTGTGGAAGAAGTGAAAAAAGCACTGGAAGGCTTCGAGATGCGTTAG